ATATTCCGTAATCTTAGCAACGACTTTATGAACAATATGTTCAGCTTCCTGTGTACCCAAAGTTCCGTCTATGAAATCGTTCTGCATATCTACAACAATCAAAAGCTTATTCATATTTTTCTCCATTTCTGCGCGTATTCTTTGTTAACAAGGTATCTCTATGGATAGATTATAGTATATTAATTTAACAATCACAACCAGAAATTTGCCTAATTATGGTGAAATTCACTTGGTGGGTGAAAAGTAAAAGAGAAATAGTATATCCGCCTAATTTAGTCAGCAGATGAGGCTATATAAATATAAAAAGCAGTACCGCTGCAACTTAGATTGTCAGCAGTACTACTTATGTAGTAATCGATTATATATCTTATTTATTTTCAACATATCGTTTCATCACTCTTACGTCTTTCCTGTAAGACAATACGTTGTATACTTTTCTCAGACAGGAAGTACTTTTTTGCAAGTTCAAAAACTTTTATTCCCATCTTATAATCCTTAAATATTTCAGAGTTTCTTTTTGTTATAACGATTTTAGTATCGGTCTGTTCTCCCCAGCTCTTTCTGTTACAGTTTTTTCTGGGAATATAAAGATAACCGCCGTCAACATACTCCTGAATTTTTTCTAATAATTCCGGCGGTAAGATATAATCTGCCTTATGATAGCTCATTGTGCTCCTCCTTGAATAAGTACCAAGAAAAAGCAAAGGCTATTGCATTACAGCATTCGTAAGTATTTACTATGTGCAATAGCCTCTGCTATGCACAAATAACTGATTTTTTCCTCAAACGAAGTTCACCATACTTTCTAACATATATTTTATGAAAGGGCTAACCCTTATGTTATTTAAACAATATAGTTATCATACAATAAAATAGAAAAAATTGCAAATATGAAATTGCTACAGGATAAAATAGCGAATGTTATATGGTCAAAGCAAGCCGTCAACATAAAACAGGAGTTGTTCACATATGATGTATCAATTAGTAAAGTTACGGGAGGACATATGGACTTTCAGCAGAGCAGGACATATGTGAACTTACAGGATGCATTTGAAGGTGAATTGATATCAGGCGGAAAATATCAAATATATGGAATCAGAGCAAGGGAAGAAGGCTACATACAGATAGGGAATGTGTACGATATCATATCCCATTGGGAGTTGCAGCATGCAATTATCTGGCTAAGGCTACTAAATGGAGGAACTTTGCCTACTACCTTGGAGAATCTGGTATCTTCAGCACAGTCAGAGTCTGTGGATGGGAACACGACCTATCGGGAATATGCGAGAGTTGCCAGAGAGGAAGGATTTGATGCAATCGCAGCACTTTTTGACGGGGTTGCAAATATTGAACTAAATCATGATTTGATATTTCAGGATTTTGCTGAAGATATTGTTAACAATGAAGTGTTTTGTAAACCCAATGAAGTACTGTGGATTTGTATTAACTGTGGAAATATTATGGGAGGACTTTGTGCACCCGAAATATGCCCTATATGCGGATTCCCTCAAGGATATTATCAATTGTATGATACGATGTTTTAAATAAGATAGACTGTTAAATTATCAGATAGAAGAAATTTAACAGTCTTTTTGTTCCTTAGGATTCGTATAAGGTTCTTTTCCATATGGGCGGCATAGCTACTTTAAGCTTACTATATACCTATGCCTGCATATACAAGGAAGCTATAGGTATATTTTAAGTTTATATGTTTAGATAAGTCTAAAATATTATAATAGTATCAATAGAAAGAGGAATAACTTTATTTTAAAATAATACAAAATATTTTATATTTCGGCAAGTAATACCATTTACATCTAAGAAGTCGTAAGCTATAATTACATCTTGATGTTTAAAGTATTTATAAACATTTGGCGGAGGTATGATTAACTGCATGTTTAACAACATTAAGATTGCACACAGGTATTTATTTGCCCAAATACGTAGAATTTATTTTATGGCTTTACCAGAGAGTAAGCAGGACTTAAAAAAGAGCAGGGTCAATTTTACTATAGGAGATAGTGCGGCTCAGACAATAGCACAGCTTTCCGGCGGTACTTTTATAGCTGCTCTAATGTCATATTGCAGTATATCAGATGCAAATATTGGGATTATTACGTCTTTGCTGAGCCTAGCGGCACTTTCCCAGATATTTTTAATCAATTATTTTAAGAAATTAAAAAAATATAAATTTCTTGTATGCTATACGGCTTTGCACAGAGGTTTATTTTCTATTATATACTTTATTCCGTTACTAGCGATAGGGAATGGACAAAAAGCAATTCTAATCGTAGTTATGTATTTTATTGGACAACTTTTTGTACAGATAGGAACACCGGCTACCCAGGATCTTATTGCAAGCCTTGTTCCAAGCAGGCTAAGAGGAAAGTATTTTTCTATTAAAGATTCCATTGCGGTATTTGTTGTGTCCAGTGCCATGCTCCTTGCCGGAATGATTTTAGATTATTTTAAGAAAGAAAATCTGCTTACTGGTTTTGTGATAATCGGGTTGATTGTTCTGGTATTGGTAATTGTTAATGTAGTGGCTTTGTCTAAAATGAAGGAACCAAAACTATCCTACACCAATGAAGAGGGGAAGGAATTACATGGAAGACTTGCTAGGAAGGCAAAAGATTTTGAAAAGAATCAAAATTTTGAGGAACAGAGTGTTGCATCAGAGATTAAAGATGCTTTTCAGGATAGAAAATTCCGCAAGGCATTTATTCTGCAAAGTATTTATGTAACAGGATTATTTATATGTAATCCGTTTAATGCAAGTTATCAGATAAACCAGTTAGCACTGCCATATACATTTATCATGCTCATTGGTTTTATCGCAAATCTCTATCGTATCTACATTGCTCCAAAGCTTGGAAGACTTGCCGATAAATATGGTATGGCAAAGGTTTTAAAATATGCACTATTCGCCTTAGGACTTAATTTATTAACCATGGCATTTACGGTACCGGGTAATGCATATCCAATGCATGTATTAGGCTCCTTTCTTTCTTCAACGGCCTGGGCTTTTGTCGGAATCGGTTTATTTGGGATACAGCTTGATTTTTTCCGCCCGGAAAAACGTATGATTTGGCTTACAATACTTTCTGCTTTATCGGGATTTATGGGATTTGTAGTGTCTATTATTGGTGGAAATATTTTAGATTACCTGCAAAGTAAAGATTTGAGCCTTTTTGGAAGTAGTATTTATCCACAGCAGGTTTTAAATGTAATCGGTTTTACAATTATGGTATTTGCTGTATTATACATTAAATTCTTTATAGAAACGGAAAAAGTAGATGTTAACCACAAGGATGGGAGAGTTGAACTTTAATGGTTTATAAAACCTGTTTTTAGATTTTGTCCAATTCCATCACAAAAAAAGAAAAGCTTGAGGATAGTTTATGGCTGATGCAGCAAGGACATCAATCATAGACTATCCTCTTGTACTAATTAGTAAAGAATATGGAGTTTTGGAATATATTAATATGGATACAAAATGCGACAACTTGGGATAAAGCAGAAAGGGGCGGTTATTTTGGATTTCTTATCTCAATATGTAGTAGTTATAGTACTCGGAATATGCTTTTGCCTGGGGTATGTCATAAAACACAGCGTTACCTTTATTCCTAACAAGTTTATTCCTTTGATTATGGCAGTAGCAGGGACAGTTTTAAACTCATGGATTAATAATTGGAACTTTACACCGGAGATATTACTAGGGGGCCTAGTCAGTGGTCTAGCAAGTACCGGTGCTTTTGAAATGGTAAAAAATATCAGGTGTAAGAATATAGATACGACACAGAAGTAGAAACAAGTTACGAATATTAAGTAAAGAAAGTGCCAGTTGTATATGCAAATAACATACATCATTTGTAGGGGTATTACATATACAGCTGGTAAAATATACAGCTCCAACCTTTATTGATAGGTTAGACTTTACATTATGTCGAAATAGAGATAAAATAATAGGAATGTAGGAAAAAGAGTGAAAATACAGAATAGGAAAGGCACTCACAATAGGTGACTTCACTCTTGTTTTTTGCAGTATTGCAGACAAGTCTGCGATATGTAATGGGTGGAAAGTTGAATAAAATATTCAATTCCTTGATTTTAATGCGACCAAAGGTCGAAGATAGGAGCGAAAGATGAAATTAAAAAGATGGAAACTGCTTGTCATGACACTGACCTTGGCAGTGGGGATAATAAGTTCCCTAAAACCGATGGAAGCAGCTTCCAAAAAAGACGTAACCTGGTCTAAGGTTACGAAAGAAATACAGAGTAATGATTTATATGACGTGACTTATAATAAGTCAAAGGTCTACGTAGCAGTGGGAGACGATGGACAAGTAATCCGCTCTGTTGATACAAAAAGCTGGAAAAATATACCACTAAAGACAAGTAAAAATCTGAGAGCAATTGCTACTAACGGCTCAAAATTTGTTGCGGTAGGAGAAGACGGGACAATAATTCGGTCTGCTGACGGGACATCCTGGTCGAAATCAAGTTTTTCTGTGAATTATACTTATGAACAGCTTGCAGGAAAAGCGAAAAGTTATCTTTCGGATGAATATAAGGTTAGTTGGAAGACAAAAGTGAAGCAGTCTCAGTTTCAATTCAGTGATATTATTTGGGATGGAAAAAAATATGTAGCTATTGCCTACTGTGATGTTGAGACAGGAAGTTTAAAATTGAGAGATTATTATGACAGTACACAAAAACTCAGACTTGGCGGCAGTTTTGTTTTGTATTCCAAAGACGGAGTTAAATGGACCGTTAAATATATGGATGAAATAAAGTTTGAAAAAATTGTATTTACTGGTAAACAATATACAGTAATATCAGAAAGAGGAGTGGGAAATTCAAAAGATTTGGTTAGCTGGAAAATATCAAAGCCTAGCATCAGAGGGGTTTTGACTGATATTATATATGAAAATGGAACGTATATGGCAACTGCCTGGGACGGCTATTATCTCGCCAGAACGGGAGGCGTTTATACCTCCACCGATGGAGTGAAATGGAAAGCAATATATAATAAGAAGGTAATTGGTTCCGGTGTGGGAGAGGATGATAATACATATGGCAAGCCAAACGGCTTCTCGGATTTAATGATGTTCAGTGTTCTCTGGGATGGTAAACAATACGTAATTTCGGGCTATACTGGTATGATACTTACATCTGCAAAAGGAACCAATTGGGAAATGGTCAATACGAAATGGGATGTTACTTATAAAATGTTTGACTATAATAACTATTCTGGCAAAGAAGCAAATCTCAGGCAGAGTATATACGATGGAGGGCAGTATATATCAGTAGGAGACAATGGAACCATCCTGGTGACTAAGGATTTAAAAACCGGTGTGGTAGCACGTACCCGAATCCCGGTTGATTTTACAAATATTGAGTATGATGGTAAAAATAGGTATATTGCATATGGCAGCGAGGGAACCTTGTGGGAATCTTCAACAGGATATAACTGGACATCAGTCGAATTATCAATCAAAGTAGGAAATCCGTCTTGGGATAGTGTTGCCGTACATAACGGAAGAGCCATAGCAGCTTATAGTCCTAATTGGGGAATAAGCTATGGAGACTCCTCTTACTTTTATTCTGATAAAGCAGGGGAGTGGAAAGAGATGGAATTTCCTGATACTGTGAGTAATGTCTATGGTGTGGATTACTTAAACGGCAAATTCCGTGTTTATACAAACAATGGGATTCTGGTATCAGAGGACGGGCTTACCTTTAGCAAATTTAGTTCAACGAAAATACCTCTTAAACATGCAATCTATAATAATAAAATCTATATCGCTCAGAATGGCAGTAATGCGAATGGAAATAAAGAAAATGTATTATATAGCTCTAAAGATGGGAAAAAGTGGTCAAAAATCGCAGTTAAAAAAGGTGGAAAGAAATGTTACCTGACTGCTGCCAGTGTAGTTTGGAATGGAAAACAGTTTGTCACTATAGGAGGAAATGTATACGAATGGGATGATCAATACCATGGAGAAAATACGGTAGCTTTTTCTAATGATGGCATTAATTGGACACTTAAAAAGGCAGATGATAATACTTACATAGCAGGAACCTATGCGGATAAGACTTACATAGCCATAGATGATTATGGTAAATTCTATTCCTCTGCCAATGGAATTGACTATAAAGCTTCTGCCAGGGTAACCAGTCACATAATGGAAGATGTTCTTTGGGATGGAACGAAATTTCTCTCAGTAGGTGATAGTGGGGTTATATTAGCAGCCCTTAGGAATAAAGACGAGAAATTGCCGTCTGAGAATAGATGGATAGAAAGTTATAGTACCTATACACTAAGGGATTAGGGTAGAAAATCAACCAATTTGTACTAAAAATAAGACCTTTTGATACACTAGAAAAGGTCTTATTTTTAGTGGAATGCATATAAAAAAGACGCTACAAAAAGTAGCGTCTAAATACAGGGGATGAGAGAATCGAACTCCCGCTAAAGGTTTTGGAGACCCTTGTCATACCATTTGACCAATCCCCTTTATAGCAGTGCTTGTTCATCAACACTGCTTTTATATAATACAATAAATTGTTTTAAATGTCAAGAAAATTTTTAATATATTATTGACAATCGACACGAATTATCTGACGTGGTGTAGCAGGCTTTTTACTCTTTGAAGGTCTTCTTTTGTGCAGGCTTCTTTACCATACCTGGCCTTTTCATAATAATAGGTCAACTGCTTTTGAGGAGACTCACCTTTCGCATAATTTGTCAGGGATTCAACTCCATTAGGATAAGATATTTTTTTCTGCCCCTGGTTTTTATTGGTAAAAAGTGTATATTCTTTTTGAGCGCCAAGTGCAATTTTTGACAATTCCTTTGGTGTCATAGAATTCTTAATCTCCTCGTAGGCTGTACTTGAAGATACTGCTTTAAAGAACAATTTTCGAATTCTCTCCCTAGGTGCAGAACCGTAGGCAGGACGGAATCTTTCAAGGAAAGTCTTAATAGTAGGAAAGCCCAGACTTTCCTTTTGGTCAAAGGGAGATATAAATTCTGTTTTATCTGTTAGAAACGTATATTTCCTTTCATAAAATAATCTATATAGTTTATAAAGGCTAAAAATAACCAATCCAATGACGAAAGCAAAAACACTAAAAGTAATGAATCCTGTAATGATTTTTTGAAAAAATTCCCAAAATGGTGATGGAACCTGTTCTTTATCAATGAAAACACTAAAATCTATCGGTGCATCATTGCTGTTTTGCTCTGGTATAGTTTCGGCGCCTTCAAATTGCTTAAGAAAGGATAGAATTGATTTTATGATGGACAAAACGATTTCTTTTAATAGAATGATAAGCTTATTAAGGGGAATGTATTGAAATAAAACCATAACGCCAAGGCTTAAGGAAGCAAAGAACAGTACCAAGGTATGATTGGTACTTTTTATTTTTTGTATGGGTACATTGGAAAGGCCTGCGTGGGTTCGGAAAAACTTTTCAAAATTAATCAGATACATATTAATATAATAAAGGAGTACATAGATAATTAACCAACAAAACAAGTAGCTGGTAATCTCCGGTAACTTAAAATATTTTGCGGCAAAATAAAGTAAAATAAATATTGAAACCAGATAAAGGGAGGCGTTGGCAGCAGGCCTTTCCTCCTCCAGCAGTCTGGTTTTAAAACCCGAAATCAGCAGCGCAAACATATAGGGAAGATATAAGAGTATATGAATAGGAGAAGGGGCAAGAAAAGCATAGCCTCCAATCATAAGTACGTGTAGCAGAAAAAAACTCCATATATGTCTGGTACGCTTTTGAATGGCTAAGGAAACATAGGCGGCAGGCAAAAGCAAGAAGAAATGAAGGAGTACATTCGTTTTCCTATCAAGCAATTTAAGCCCGATACAAAGGATGGCGAAATATAATATATAGTGTAAAAATGCTTTTATAATTTCTATATATAGCAGGTATTTTCGGTTATTCATAGCAGTCTCCTGTAAAATAAATATTTATAATTTCCATTCAACAATAGCAGGTTGCAGAGTTTCACGCGCAGTGACTTTAAGTTCCTGATTAGTAGGGATAATCCAGGTGAAATCTATTTTTTTTCTTTGTAAAGACAGCAGCAGTTCTTGTAAATCCTCTTTTTGATAATAGGATATAATAATCAGGTAATCCACAGGAGTATCCTCCCAGACGGTATGGACAAAAGACCCCTTAGGTAGGCTGGTATCAATACGGGATAGAGCCTCATATAAGCCATTTAGATGGCTGGAACCAGAACCGGCAGGAAGAACTACAGTCTCCTTCGTGACCAAATCTTTGCCGTTGGTTGCAATAGATATGGGTATACCCTGCTCCATAAAAGAGGAGGCTAAAGAAGCTGTAAGCCGGATGCTTTCTTCTTCCAAGTCTTCATAACGCCATATGGATTCCTGTTCAAGGTTTAATAATATTTTAACCTCTTGAGAAGCTGTATAGTCTTTCACATTCACCATATAGGAGCCGGTTTTGGCAGAGGCCTTCCAGTTGATGGATTTTAGCGTATCATAGAATTGATATTCCCTGATACTGCGAAACTCAAAAGGGTCTTCATATAAGTAACGCTTTGTTAAGAGTGTTCCAAGGATTTTTTGAAAGGGGGGAGTAAGCTTATTTGCATCTACCGATTTTGGATATACATAAAGAGAAGTATTTGCAGGTTTGGTTAACACCCCTTCAAAGGATATAAATATATCAGAACAAACCAGTTCTATAGAAGATATATTGTAATATCCTCGGTGACTGCATACAAAAGGAAGAGTCCTTGTCAATTTTTGATACATCATTATAGGCAGCAGGTCATTTCTATAGTAATTGTCAGTAACAGTAGAATTAGTACCATCCATAAATTCCAAATCTTTTGATGTCATGAACTTAACCTTAAGTAGTGGCAACGGCAGCAGTTTTTTGTTGATAACGGTTTCTATCAACTGGTTTTCATCACCTTCCACAGCGATAGATTTAGAAAAATGAATGGTTGTGGATAGATTTTTCGCCCAGTATTTCCGATACAAACGCCCCTGTAAGAAATAAAGCGAAAAAACACCAAGAAGTGCAGCAATCAATACCATAAACTACCTCCTAGAAAAATCCTCAGTGGGAACAGCTACTTCTGTCAGGATGCCTTTTAACAATTCATTGGTGGCGGACTCTTTTAATGGTGTAGCTTTTAGTACAAGGCGATGACCGAGACAAAGTGGTGCCATATACTGTATGATTTCAGGAGTTACAAAGTTATAACCCTTAATGGCTGCATATGCTTGGGAACTTCGAAGCAAGCCAAGGCTTCCTCTGGGACTTACGCCAAGACTGATGGCATTGTGATTCCTTGTCTTTTGTACAATCTTTATCATATATTCCATAAGAGCAGGATGAATATATACGGATTTAACCACTTCCTGCATAATCAGCAACTCTTCTTTTTCGCATACCGGTATAATATCTTCTAAAGGATTCGCCAGTAAGAAACGGTTTAAAATGGCTACCTCGTCTTCAAAGGGGGGAAAACCCATATGTATTTTTAGTAAAAATCGGTCTAGCTGTGCTTCAGGAAGGGGAAAGGTTCCGGCTGTCTCGACTGGATTTTGGGTTGCAATAACAAGGAAAGGTTTACTTAAAAGCCTGGTTTCCCCATCTATAGTAATCTGTTTTTCCTCCATACACTCTAAAAGACTGGACTGGGTTCTAGGAGTGGCACGATTGATTTC
The nucleotide sequence above comes from Anaerocolumna cellulosilytica. Encoded proteins:
- a CDS encoding CD3324 family protein, whose product is MSYHKADYILPPELLEKIQEYVDGGYLYIPRKNCNRKSWGEQTDTKIVITKRNSEIFKDYKMGIKVFELAKKYFLSEKSIQRIVLQERRKSDETIC
- a CDS encoding AAA family ATPase; this translates as MDINTIQKKMESIKENVNKVIVGKVEVIDLLLTSLLANGHVLLEDVPGTGKTMLAKALSKSLAAHFKRIQFTPDLLPSDITGLNYYNQKQGEFLFREGPVFTNILLADEINRATPRTQSSLLECMEEKQITIDGETRLLSKPFLVIATQNPVETAGTFPLPEAQLDRFLLKIHMGFPPFEDEVAILNRFLLANPLEDIIPVCEKEELLIMQEVVKSVYIHPALMEYMIKIVQKTRNHNAISLGVSPRGSLGLLRSSQAYAAIKGYNFVTPEIIQYMAPLCLGHRLVLKATPLKESATNELLKGILTEVAVPTEDFSRR
- a CDS encoding MFS transporter, which encodes MFNNIKIAHRYLFAQIRRIYFMALPESKQDLKKSRVNFTIGDSAAQTIAQLSGGTFIAALMSYCSISDANIGIITSLLSLAALSQIFLINYFKKLKKYKFLVCYTALHRGLFSIIYFIPLLAIGNGQKAILIVVMYFIGQLFVQIGTPATQDLIASLVPSRLRGKYFSIKDSIAVFVVSSAMLLAGMILDYFKKENLLTGFVIIGLIVLVLVIVNVVALSKMKEPKLSYTNEEGKELHGRLARKAKDFEKNQNFEEQSVASEIKDAFQDRKFRKAFILQSIYVTGLFICNPFNASYQINQLALPYTFIMLIGFIANLYRIYIAPKLGRLADKYGMAKVLKYALFALGLNLLTMAFTVPGNAYPMHVLGSFLSSTAWAFVGIGLFGIQLDFFRPEKRMIWLTILSALSGFMGFVVSIIGGNILDYLQSKDLSLFGSSIYPQQVLNVIGFTIMVFAVLYIKFFIETEKVDVNHKDGRVEL
- a CDS encoding beta propeller repeat protein, with amino-acid sequence MKLKRWKLLVMTLTLAVGIISSLKPMEAASKKDVTWSKVTKEIQSNDLYDVTYNKSKVYVAVGDDGQVIRSVDTKSWKNIPLKTSKNLRAIATNGSKFVAVGEDGTIIRSADGTSWSKSSFSVNYTYEQLAGKAKSYLSDEYKVSWKTKVKQSQFQFSDIIWDGKKYVAIAYCDVETGSLKLRDYYDSTQKLRLGGSFVLYSKDGVKWTVKYMDEIKFEKIVFTGKQYTVISERGVGNSKDLVSWKISKPSIRGVLTDIIYENGTYMATAWDGYYLARTGGVYTSTDGVKWKAIYNKKVIGSGVGEDDNTYGKPNGFSDLMMFSVLWDGKQYVISGYTGMILTSAKGTNWEMVNTKWDVTYKMFDYNNYSGKEANLRQSIYDGGQYISVGDNGTILVTKDLKTGVVARTRIPVDFTNIEYDGKNRYIAYGSEGTLWESSTGYNWTSVELSIKVGNPSWDSVAVHNGRAIAAYSPNWGISYGDSSYFYSDKAGEWKEMEFPDTVSNVYGVDYLNGKFRVYTNNGILVSEDGLTFSKFSSTKIPLKHAIYNNKIYIAQNGSNANGNKENVLYSSKDGKKWSKIAVKKGGKKCYLTAASVVWNGKQFVTIGGNVYEWDDQYHGENTVAFSNDGINWTLKKADDNTYIAGTYADKTYIAIDDYGKFYSSANGIDYKASARVTSHIMEDVLWDGTKFLSVGDSGVILAALRNKDEKLPSENRWIESYSTYTLRD
- a CDS encoding rubrerythrin family protein, with product MDFQQSRTYVNLQDAFEGELISGGKYQIYGIRAREEGYIQIGNVYDIISHWELQHAIIWLRLLNGGTLPTTLENLVSSAQSESVDGNTTYREYARVAREEGFDAIAALFDGVANIELNHDLIFQDFAEDIVNNEVFCKPNEVLWICINCGNIMGGLCAPEICPICGFPQGYYQLYDTMF
- a CDS encoding DUF58 domain-containing protein → MVLIAALLGVFSLYFLQGRLYRKYWAKNLSTTIHFSKSIAVEGDENQLIETVINKKLLPLPLLKVKFMTSKDLEFMDGTNSTVTDNYYRNDLLPIMMYQKLTRTLPFVCSHRGYYNISSIELVCSDIFISFEGVLTKPANTSLYVYPKSVDANKLTPPFQKILGTLLTKRYLYEDPFEFRSIREYQFYDTLKSINWKASAKTGSYMVNVKDYTASQEVKILLNLEQESIWRYEDLEEESIRLTASLASSFMEQGIPISIATNGKDLVTKETVVLPAGSGSSHLNGLYEALSRIDTSLPKGSFVHTVWEDTPVDYLIIISYYQKEDLQELLLSLQRKKIDFTWIIPTNQELKVTARETLQPAIVEWKL
- a CDS encoding phage holin family protein — translated: MRQLGIKQKGAVILDFLSQYVVVIVLGICFCLGYVIKHSVTFIPNKFIPLIMAVAGTVLNSWINNWNFTPEILLGGLVSGLASTGAFEMVKNIRCKNIDTTQK